Proteins encoded by one window of Anopheles maculipalpis chromosome 2RL, idAnoMacuDA_375_x, whole genome shotgun sequence:
- the LOC126559904 gene encoding uncharacterized protein LOC126559904, which translates to MARKTCFIAILWLCLLASDHCTAQTTIGASVVLDPQDVTVIVGERQQIFAKVRGMLSQDVWLNFSKEHADLVEILPDSIPVSTAIDGFIDRAYEVSLLGLSPGQFDLVAEAVPTGVLDDAAAFIRVTVANSQAIIVISSVIGWIYFAAWTVSFWPQMIINYRRQSVIGLSFDFLMLNLVGHSVYAAFNCALFWSGYIEQEYLDRNPRGLNPVLTNDVAFSIHATIATLLTVGQCFIYERGEQRVSRIAWGIMVIFAIVIVVAGILVGTETFHWLDFLYVLSYIKLSITLIKYVPQAALNFRRKSTVGWSIENVLLDFTGGMLSMLQMLLNGYNYDDWASIFGDPTKFGLGLFSVLFDILFIVQHYVLYSTPKKRIDPIESNLETLLKQPHAITTIWILGLFFIASTTAQANKPPLRLQFGPQDTTVIVGESKNVTLRLHGPLSERVTVNFTQTNVTNGNDYVQLTPDLIEYDPPTSNFIDRSEHITLRGLRAGIFDLLAHLSPASDRLIDLSQAFVRVTVAKSWTLINVSSVIGWTYFLAWTWSFWPQIWENRTRASVVGLSFDYLALNLLGHTMYAAFNCALFWNGSIQEEYLHRNPRGLIPVLANDVAFSLHATFATGLIIVQCFFYERGQQKVSYTARALMTVFALVVLISGVLVATGTYLWLDFFYNLSYIKLAVTLVKYIPQAVLNYRRKSTVGWSIGNVLLDFTGGSFSMLQMLINGYNYDDWDSIFGDGAKFGLGLFSVLFDVLFIVQHYVLYRNSNYIELQGESYPGPGSVTTAPRQGVTT; encoded by the exons ATGGCGAGAAAGACGTGCTTCATAGCGATACTGTGGTTGTGTTTGCTAGCATCCGATCACTGTACCGCACAAACGACTATCGGCGCCAGCGTAGTGCTTGATCCGCAGGATGTGACAGTGATCGTCGGTGAACGGCAGCAGATTTTTGCCAAAGTGCGTGGCATGTTATCACAGGATGTGTGGTTAAATTTCTCCAAAGAGCATGCTGATCTCGTTGAAATTCTTCCCGACTCGATACCAGTCAGTACGGCCATTGATGGCTTTATTGATCGTGCGTATGAAGTCTCACTGCTCGGACTGTCGCCTGGTCAGTTCGATCTGGTAGCGGAAGCAGTACCGACCGGGGTGCTTGACGATGCCGCCGCGTTCATTCGCGTAACGGTGGCAAACTCACAGGCAATCATTGTGATTTCGAGCGTAATTGGATGGATCTACTTCGCTGCCTGGACCGTTTCCTTCTGGCCACAGATGATCATCAACTATCGGAGGCAGAGTGTGATAGGGCTTTCGTTCGACTTTCTTATGCTGAATCTCGTTGGCCATTCGGTGTACGCTGCGTTCAACTGTGCGCTGTTCTGGAGCGGATACATCGAGCAGGAGTATCTGGACCGTAATCCGCGTGGTCTTAACCCGGTGCTTACGAACGATGTGGCTTTTTCGATACACGCTACGATCGCTACTCTGCTCACTGTGGGACAGTGCTTTATTTATGAG CGTGGCGAACAAAGGGTGTCCCGAATTGCGTGGGGAATTATGGTGATCTTCGCGATCGTTATCGTCGTGGCGGGAATTCTCGTCGGTACGGAAACCTTCCACTGGCTGGACTTTTTGTATGTGCTGAGCTACATTAAGCTGTCGATAACGTTGATCAAATATGTGCCGCAGGCGGCACTCAACTTCCGGCGCAAGAGCACGGTCGGTTGGAGTATAGAGAACGTGCTGCTCGACTTTACCGGTGGTATGCTCAGTATGCTGCAGATGCTGCTGAACGGATACAATTATG ATGATTGGGCTTCCATTTTCGGAGATCCTACCAAGTTTGGGCTTGGATTGTTTTCGGTACTGTTCGACATCCTCTTTATAGTGCAGCACTACGTCCTCTATAG CACACCGAAAAAACGGATCGATCCTATCGAATCCAATCTAGAAACATTGCTCAAACAACCGCATGCCATTACCA CGATCTGGATTTTGGGATTATTTTTCATTG CATCGACAACGGCTCAAGCCAACAAACCCCCGCTGCGTTTACAATTTGGCCCACAGGACACAACCGTTATTGTGGGCGAGAGTAAAAATGTAACGCTACGATTGCACGGTCCGCTGTCTGAGCGTGTGACAGTCAACTTTACCCAGACCAACGTTACTAATGGGAACGACTATGTGCAGCTGACGCCTGACTTGATTGAATACGATCCTCCGACTTCCAATTTTATCGATCGTTCCGAACACATCACACTGCGAGGATTGCGGGCCGGGATATTCGATCTACTGGCACACCTTTCACCGGCTAGTGATCGACTGATCGACCTAAGCCAAGCGTTCGTGCGCGTTACGGTAGCAAAATCCTGGACCCTAATCAACGTGTCGTCGGTGATCGGATGGACGTACTTTCTCGCCTGGACATGGTCATTTTGGCCCCAGATATGGGAGAATCGGACACGTGCCAGCGTCGTAGGTCTTTCGTTCGACTATCTTGCGCTGAATCTGTTGGGGCACACGATGTATGCCGCGTTCAATTGCGCATTGTTCTGGAATGGATCCATCCAGGAGGAATATTTGCACCGCAATCCGAGAGGATTGATACCGGTGTTAGCGAACGATGTAGCGTTTTCGTTGCATGCCACATTTGCCACAGGGTTGATTATTGTACAGTGCTTCTTTTACGAGCGTGGTCAGCAGAAAGTGTCCTACACGGCACGTGCCCTAATGACGGTGTTTGCGCTAGTTGTGCTGATATCGGGTGTGTTGGTTGCTACCGGAACTTACCTTTGGTTAGATTTCTTCTACAATCTAAGCTATATTAAGCTGGCCGTTACTTTGGTAAAGTACATACCACAGGCCGTACTAAACTATCGGCGCAAAAGCACCGTCGGATGGAGCATCGGGAATGTGTTGCTGGACTTTACCGGGGGATCCTTTAGCATGCTGCAAATGCTAATCAACGGATACAATTATG aCGATTGGGACTCCATTTTCGGGGATGGTGCCAAATTCGGGTTAGGACTCTTCTCGGTTCTGTTCGATGTGCTCTTCATTGTGCAGCACTATGTCCTTTACAG aaattcCAATTACATCGAACTTCAGGGTGAAAGCTATCCTGGTCCCGGGAGTGTTACGACCGCTCCCCGGCAGGGTGTTACTACCTAA